TGGAGGGCGGGCCGGGTGTGTTACCGGCAAGCGGCCCAGGGTGTCGGAGCTGAAGCTGGTATCATCAGAGCCGAATAGGAGGATTCGGCGCTATGAAGACAGAAGAAGAGCTGAAAGGACTTCCGCACGTCCCGATCAGCACCTTCAAAGCGAACCCGGCGCATTACCTGGAGACAGGCGCGCTCATCACGACCCACGGTCACGTGCGAGCGGCTTTCGTGCCGATGGACGAGCCGGACGAGCTGCCCGGACTCGACTCCGTGAAGGCGCAGCTCAAGCTCCTCAGCCGCATGCGTCAGCCCGACCATGTCGCGGAGGAGCTGCGCGACCTCCGGCGGACCCGGGACTCCGAGGACGTCGGAGAGCCTCGATGACCCGGGAGGCTCGCACGGCGTCGTCCCGGCCGGCCGGACCGGCGCTGCTCGACACCAGCGTCCTCATCTCCGGGCTCTCCGAAGAGATGATCGACCGCATCGAGCTGTACCGGTCGTCGATGATCTGCCGTGCCGAGCTGGCACAGGGGCTCGCCGCCTTCGAGAAGGACCCCTCGCGATTCGCGCAACTGGCCATCCGCCGGGAGCTGCTGCGGCTGCTCGACTCGATCCCGGGCTTCTGGTTGGAATTCGATCGTGCCGCCTCCGACGCCTATGGATCACTCACCGCCGAACCGAAGACGGCGCTCCCGCTGAAGGATGCCCTGATCGCTGCCCACGCTCTTGCCGCCGGGCTCCCGCTGTTGACCGAGGATGCGGGGTTCAGCCGCTTCCCCTCCGTCGACGTCCGACGACTCCGGTAGCCCCTACCCCTCCTTCCTGCGCTCCAGCGCCGCCTGGTAGAGGTCGCGACGGCCGAGGCCCGTCGCCTCGGCGACCTCGGCGGCGGCGTCCTTGAGGCGGGTGCCGGAGGCGACCAGCGCGAGCACCTGCTCCAGCGCCGAGTCGGGGTCGGCGGAGCGGCGGGGCGCGCCGGCGACGACGATCGCGATCTCGCCGCGCACGCCATCGGCCGCCCAGGCGGCGAGCTCGGCGGCGGTGCCGCGGCGGACCTCCTCGTACAGCTTCGTCAGTTCGCGGCACACC
The sequence above is a segment of the Leifsonia williamsii genome. Coding sequences within it:
- a CDS encoding PIN domain-containing protein, which codes for MTREARTASSRPAGPALLDTSVLISGLSEEMIDRIELYRSSMICRAELAQGLAAFEKDPSRFAQLAIRRELLRLLDSIPGFWLEFDRAASDAYGSLTAEPKTALPLKDALIAAHALAAGLPLLTEDAGFSRFPSVDVRRLR